The following are encoded together in the Hyphomicrobiales bacterium genome:
- a CDS encoding TrmH family RNA methyltransferase, with translation MSIKPVRGYFAIGAEGISKPMNLGNPMRSARAFGASFIFTVGAHSTARRARPDTSKAPHHLPHYAWDTVAEMQLPKDCRLVGVELTEDAIDLPSFRHPSRTAHLLGRERGSLSPQMLEGCEFVVGIRTAFCINLATAGAIIMYDRLCTLGSFAERPVRAGGPMPPRRP, from the coding sequence TTGTCGATCAAGCCCGTCAGAGGCTATTTCGCGATCGGTGCGGAAGGCATTTCCAAGCCGATGAATCTGGGCAACCCGATGCGCTCGGCGCGCGCCTTCGGCGCCAGCTTCATCTTTACCGTCGGCGCTCATTCCACGGCACGCCGGGCCCGGCCCGACACCTCCAAGGCGCCGCACCATTTGCCCCATTATGCCTGGGACACCGTCGCCGAGATGCAGCTTCCCAAGGACTGCCGCCTTGTCGGAGTCGAGTTGACCGAAGACGCGATCGACCTGCCGAGCTTCCGCCACCCGTCGCGCACGGCCCACTTGCTCGGCCGGGAGAGGGGCTCATTGTCGCCGCAGATGCTGGAGGGCTGCGAATTCGTGGTAGGGATTCGGACCGCCTTCTGCATCAATCTCGCGACCGCCGGCGCCATCATCATGTATGACCGGCTGTGCACACTCGGCTCCTTCGCCGAACGGCCGGTGCGCGCCGGCGGCCCGATGCCCCCGAGACGGCCATAA
- a CDS encoding invasion associated locus B family protein, with the protein MISKPLDRVQQLRILLAAAVALALGTTGAAAQTPTLLGQDKDWGAYTAEVDGGTTCYVLSRPKDQSPKNVRRDPVYFFVTARPKDNIRNQISVITGYPYKNDSRATIEIGSAKFTLFTRDDKAWIEDVSEQDKLVEAMKGGATMIVRGTSQRGTNTTDQYSLAGVSAALERMAKACP; encoded by the coding sequence ATGATTTCGAAGCCTCTTGATCGCGTTCAACAGCTACGAATTCTGCTGGCCGCTGCGGTTGCCCTGGCACTCGGCACCACCGGCGCGGCGGCGCAGACGCCAACGCTTCTCGGCCAGGACAAGGACTGGGGCGCCTATACCGCCGAGGTGGACGGCGGCACCACCTGCTACGTCCTGTCCCGCCCCAAGGACCAGAGCCCGAAGAATGTGCGCCGCGACCCGGTCTATTTCTTCGTCACCGCCCGGCCCAAGGACAATATCCGCAACCAGATCAGCGTCATCACCGGCTATCCCTACAAGAATGACAGCCGCGCCACCATCGAGATCGGTTCGGCCAAGTTCACCCTGTTCACGCGCGACGACAAGGCGTGGATCGAGGATGTCAGCGAGCAGGACAAGCTGGTCGAGGCGATGAAGGGGGGGGCGACCATGATCGTGCGCGGCACCTCGCAGCGCGGCACAAACACGACGGATCAGTACTCGCTGGCGGGCGTCTCCGCCGCGCTCGAACGAATGGCCAAGGCCTGCCCGTAA
- the rlmN gene encoding 23S rRNA (adenine(2503)-C(2))-methyltransferase RlmN, translating to MALTLDIPEARDEAAVCSIPAKPSLAGLTRAEIRVALAALGVPERQLNMRLGQLWKWVYGRGAQSFDEMTDMGKVLRQALAGRWSLDRPEIVMTQKSADGTRKWLLRVAPATPAGPPGEVECVYIPEADRGTLCISSQIGCTLNCTFCHTGTQRLVRNLTAAEIVGQILVARDALGEWPGATRPADDSLPDAERAITNIVLMGMGEPLYNFDNVRDAVAIAADHEGLSLSKRRITLSTSGVVPEIVRWGAEAGTMLAISLHATRDALRDELVPINRKYPISALLDACRAYPGLSNAKRVTFEYVMLKGVNDGIEDAKALVRLLAGIPAKINLIPFNPWPGAPYECSDWDVIERFAEVVNRAGYASPVRTPRGRDIMAACGQLKSASQRLSARARQAAS from the coding sequence ATGGCGTTGACGCTCGACATTCCCGAGGCCCGGGATGAGGCGGCGGTATGCTCTATTCCCGCCAAGCCGTCCCTTGCGGGGCTGACGCGCGCCGAGATCCGCGTGGCGCTCGCCGCCCTCGGCGTGCCGGAGAGGCAGCTCAACATGCGCCTCGGACAGCTCTGGAAATGGGTCTATGGCCGCGGCGCGCAGTCGTTCGACGAGATGACCGACATGGGCAAGGTGTTGCGCCAGGCCCTGGCCGGGCGTTGGTCGCTTGACCGGCCCGAGATCGTCATGACGCAAAAATCCGCCGATGGCACCCGCAAATGGCTGTTGCGCGTTGCCCCCGCCACTCCGGCCGGGCCGCCCGGCGAAGTCGAATGCGTCTATATCCCCGAGGCCGACCGCGGCACTCTGTGCATCTCCAGCCAGATCGGGTGCACGCTCAACTGCACCTTCTGCCACACCGGCACGCAGCGCCTGGTGCGCAACCTGACCGCGGCCGAGATTGTCGGCCAAATCCTGGTGGCCCGCGATGCGCTCGGCGAATGGCCGGGCGCCACGCGGCCTGCCGACGATTCCCTGCCGGACGCGGAGCGGGCGATCACCAACATCGTTCTGATGGGAATGGGCGAACCGCTCTATAATTTCGATAATGTGCGCGACGCGGTCGCTATCGCCGCCGATCATGAGGGCTTAAGCCTGTCGAAGCGGCGCATTACGCTTTCGACCTCCGGCGTCGTGCCGGAGATCGTCCGCTGGGGCGCGGAGGCCGGCACCATGCTGGCGATCTCGCTGCACGCGACCCGCGATGCGCTGCGCGACGAACTGGTGCCGATCAACCGAAAATATCCGATATCGGCACTGCTCGACGCCTGCCGCGCCTATCCCGGCCTTTCCAACGCCAAGCGCGTCACCTTCGAATATGTGATGCTCAAGGGCGTCAATGACGGTATCGAGGATGCCAAGGCATTGGTGCGGCTGCTCGCGGGCATCCCGGCCAAGATCAACCTGATCCCGTTCAACCCGTGGCCGGGCGCCCCTTACGAATGCTCGGACTGGGATGTGATCGAGCGCTTCGCCGAGGTCGTCAACCGGGCCGGCTATGCGAGTCCGGTGCGCACGCCCCGCGGCCGTGACATCATGGCCGCCTGCGGCCAGCTCAAATCGGCTTCGCAAAGGCTTAGCGCCCGGGCACGCCAAGCCGCGTCATGA
- a CDS encoding integrase arm-type DNA-binding domain-containing protein — protein sequence MPNAPLTAAQVADLADPNTEAAVGVFRVDHGLYVQVKGNGARSWLLRYQINGRARQMGLGALRLISLTEAKRRALKAQRLVLDGIDPIEARRAEKAAAAEAKRQPVPAIAASPARLPTASSTAVSTPTFAECAGEYIAEQEPSWRNEKHVAQWRQTLRDYVHPKIGKVPVSDITLDHIVDVLKPIWRQKNETARRLRGRIERILNWAEAHGHRTGANPAAWRGPLPVLLGGAARTRSVQHHKAVPWQQMPAFWKKLNRLDSTSAKALRFLVLTAARTGEVTGARWSEIDLEAKIWTCPVSRMKAGREHRVPLSDAAVGVLRFLDRENDLVFPGARAGASLSNMAMPMVLRGLRDDGATVHGMRSSFSDWASEATSFPAEVREMALAHTIRNRAEAAYRRGDLLEKRRELMRDWARYLANASAEEPD from the coding sequence ATGCCCAATGCCCCGCTCACGGCGGCGCAAGTCGCCGACCTAGCCGACCCCAACACCGAGGCCGCCGTGGGTGTGTTCCGCGTCGACCACGGCCTCTATGTCCAAGTGAAGGGGAACGGAGCCCGCTCCTGGCTCCTGAGGTACCAGATCAACGGGCGCGCGCGGCAAATGGGTTTGGGGGCGCTGCGCTTGATCTCCTTGACCGAGGCCAAGCGCCGGGCCCTGAAGGCCCAGCGGCTTGTGCTTGACGGCATCGATCCCATCGAGGCGAGGCGGGCCGAGAAGGCCGCTGCGGCCGAAGCGAAGAGGCAGCCCGTGCCGGCCATCGCGGCATCGCCTGCACGGTTGCCAACCGCCTCTTCAACAGCGGTGAGCACGCCGACGTTCGCCGAGTGCGCCGGCGAATACATCGCCGAACAGGAGCCAAGCTGGCGCAACGAAAAACACGTTGCGCAGTGGCGGCAGACGCTCCGCGATTATGTCCACCCGAAGATCGGCAAGGTGCCCGTCAGCGACATCACCTTGGATCACATCGTTGACGTGCTGAAGCCGATCTGGCGCCAGAAGAACGAAACAGCTCGACGGCTGCGCGGGCGCATAGAACGGATTCTCAACTGGGCCGAGGCGCACGGGCACCGCACCGGCGCGAACCCGGCTGCGTGGCGCGGGCCACTCCCTGTCCTACTCGGTGGAGCAGCTCGCACGCGCAGCGTCCAGCATCACAAGGCAGTGCCCTGGCAGCAGATGCCTGCGTTTTGGAAGAAGCTGAATCGGCTCGACAGCACGAGCGCCAAGGCGCTCCGGTTCCTAGTCTTGACGGCGGCCAGGACCGGCGAGGTCACCGGTGCTCGGTGGAGCGAGATCGACCTTGAAGCGAAGATCTGGACGTGCCCCGTGAGCCGGATGAAAGCGGGACGTGAACATCGGGTGCCCTTGAGCGACGCAGCGGTTGGGGTTCTGCGCTTTCTAGATCGCGAAAATGATCTGGTGTTCCCCGGCGCACGGGCGGGGGCGTCCCTCTCGAACATGGCCATGCCCATGGTGTTGCGCGGGCTGCGGGACGACGGCGCAACGGTACATGGGATGCGCTCCAGCTTTTCAGATTGGGCATCGGAGGCGACTAGCTTCCCTGCCGAGGTCCGCGAGATGGCGCTGGCGCACACGATCAGAAATCGCGCGGAGGCCGCGTATCGGAGGGGTGACTTGCTGGAGAAGCGGCGGGAGTTGATGCGCGACTGGGCGCGGTACTTGGCGAACGCGTCGGCCGAGGAGCCCGATTGA
- a CDS encoding IS256 family transposase — MNAAAVHPEAEATDYLFDNWFDPIEAGLRERVRGFIETMLESELDAVLARPRYGRQPAARSDETTGVAGHRHGRRTRRLTGTFGTTEITVPRARLDAGDSQTVEWKSKALRAYQRRTMAADALIASVYLAGTNTRRVRRALAALFGGAIGKDVVSRTWRKVKTDWDAWNARQLTDEPIVRLILDGTVVRVRLDRKATSISLLVVIGVRADGQKILLAVKNMGGETTEAWRAILDDLVGRGLRQPEFLIVDGAPGLDKAIVALWDGVPVQRCTVHKHRNLLAHAPERLHEEISADYTDMIYAATPEEIETRRKAFLRKWRLKCRAVADSLEEAGERLFAFTRLPPSQWKSARTTNAIERLHEEFKRRIKTQTVLPSAETAAMLFWALMASGQISMRKIDGWQTLPVKPLDQQIDLAA; from the coding sequence ATGAATGCCGCTGCCGTTCATCCCGAGGCTGAGGCTACGGACTATCTTTTCGACAACTGGTTTGATCCGATCGAAGCTGGCCTGCGCGAGCGGGTGCGCGGCTTCATCGAGACGATGCTCGAGAGCGAGCTGGATGCGGTGCTTGCCCGTCCCCGGTATGGCCGGCAGCCGGCGGCGCGCAGTGATGAGACCACCGGTGTCGCTGGCCACCGCCACGGCCGTCGAACGCGCCGGCTTACGGGAACCTTCGGCACGACCGAGATCACGGTGCCGCGGGCACGCCTCGATGCCGGCGACAGCCAGACGGTGGAGTGGAAGAGCAAGGCCCTGCGCGCCTACCAGCGGCGCACGATGGCCGCCGACGCGCTGATTGCCTCGGTCTATCTTGCCGGCACCAACACGCGCCGTGTGCGGCGGGCGCTTGCCGCGCTGTTCGGCGGCGCGATCGGCAAGGATGTCGTCAGCCGCACCTGGCGCAAGGTCAAGACCGACTGGGATGCCTGGAATGCCCGCCAGCTTACCGACGAGCCGATCGTGCGCCTGATCCTCGATGGCACGGTGGTTCGTGTCAGGCTCGACCGCAAGGCGACCTCGATCTCGCTGCTGGTGGTCATTGGCGTGCGCGCCGACGGCCAGAAGATCCTGCTCGCGGTCAAGAACATGGGTGGCGAGACGACTGAGGCCTGGCGGGCCATCCTCGACGATCTCGTCGGGCGCGGCCTGCGCCAGCCGGAGTTCCTCATCGTCGACGGCGCGCCGGGCCTGGACAAGGCGATTGTCGCCCTGTGGGACGGGGTACCGGTTCAAAGATGCACGGTTCACAAGCACAGGAACCTGCTCGCTCATGCTCCCGAGCGCCTGCACGAGGAGATCAGCGCCGATTACACCGACATGATCTACGCGGCCACGCCCGAGGAGATCGAGACCCGCCGCAAGGCCTTCCTGCGCAAATGGCGGCTCAAATGCCGCGCGGTGGCCGACAGCCTGGAGGAGGCCGGCGAGCGCCTCTTCGCCTTCACGCGGCTGCCGCCGAGCCAGTGGAAGAGCGCCAGGACAACCAACGCGATCGAGCGTCTGCACGAGGAGTTCAAGCGGCGCATCAAGACCCAGACCGTTCTGCCTTCGGCGGAAACTGCGGCAATGCTGTTTTGGGCGCTGATGGCATCCGGCCAGATCTCGATGCGCAAGATCGACGGCTGGCAGACGCTTCCCGTCAAACCACTCGATCAGCAGATTGACCTCGCCGCATGA